The Primulina eburnea isolate SZY01 chromosome 13, ASM2296580v1, whole genome shotgun sequence genome includes a region encoding these proteins:
- the LOC140808694 gene encoding germin-like protein subfamily 1 member 1 — protein MKINYISLFKLILALSYNTVFIKSDLDPLHDYCVADSKNTQNFFSNGVPCINPEQTLASHFATSALSKPGDMNQFGFNITLTNANSLPGLNTLGLVMARIDIASNGLVPPHSHPRASEVTILLEGSLLVGFVDTNDRLYTQQLRPGDCFVFPRGLIHFLYNLDFVNPALIMSGLSSQNPGAQISSIATFTSKPLMPDEVLKKGFMVNGQDVVRIRKNLGG, from the coding sequence ATGAAAATCAACTATATTTCGCTTTTCAAACTTATCTTGGCTCTATCTTATAACACTGTTTTTATAAAATCTGATCTAGATCCACTTCATGACTATTGTGTTGCGGATTCAAAAAACACCCAAAATTTCTTCTCCAATGGCGTCCCATGCATAAACCCAGAACAAACATTGGCTTCCCATTTCGCTACATCTGCGTTATCCAAGCCAGGTGATATGAACCAATTTGGATTCAACATTACCCTCACTAACGCTAATAGCTTACCCGGGCTCAACACTCTTGGCTTGGTCATGGCACGAATCGACATAGCGAGTAACGGTCTCGTGCCGCCTCATTCTCACCCTCGAGCATCAGAGGTCACCATTCTACTCGAGGGTTCACTTTTAGTTGGCTTTGTCGATACGAACGATCGTCTTTATACTCAACAATTACGACCTGGTGATTGTTTTGTCTTTCCAAGAGGCCTGATTCATTTTTTGTATAACCTTGACTTTGTGAACCCAGCATTGATCATGTCCGGATTAAGTAGTCAGAATCCAGGGGCACAAATTTCATCGATAGCCACATTTACGTCGAAACCCCTCATGCCGGATGAAGTTTTGAAGAAGGGGTTTATGGTAAATGGTCAAGATGTCGTTAGAATCAGAAAGAACCTCGGAGGAtga
- the LOC140808687 gene encoding probable galacturonosyltransferase-like 9, translated as MAVSRFCTSVLGVRFMILFLCCPSMCLSLRFLPNGASAEQGFNGINYLFSEAPEYRNGVNCPSTASSSDGLSHCDASLVHVAMTLDSEYLRGSMAAVHSVLRHASCPEQIFFHFIAAEFDQASPRVLTRLVRSTFPSLNFKVYIFREDTVINLISPSIRSALENPLNYARSYLGNILDPCVERVIYLDSDLVLVDDIHKLWEVNIPEKKVIGAPEYCHANFTKYFTRAFWSDPVLSRVFGSRDPCYFNTGVMVMDLDKWRQGKYEKNIENWMELQRRHRIYELGSLPPFLLVFGGNVEPIDHRWNQHGLGGDNVAGSCRALHPGAVSLLHWSGMGKPWVRLDERRPCPLDYLWEPYDLYKPDQLRVQPGVQHRHFASYANVIGFSGYLF; from the coding sequence ATGGCCGTTTCAAGATTTTGCACTTCAGTTTTAGGCGTAAGATTTATGATCTTGTTTCTTTGCTGCCCATCGATGTGTCTCAGTCTTCGTTTCTTACCCAACGGTGCTTCAGCAGAACAGGGTTTCAACGGCATTAATTACTTATTCTCCGAGGCCCCAGAGTACCGCAACGGCGTCAACTGCCCTTCAACGGCATCGTCTTCCGACGGATTATCACACTGCGATGCGTCTTTGGTTCACGTGGCGATGACCCTTGACTCCGAGTACCTCCGTGGTTCAATGGCGGCGGTGCACTCAGTCCTCCGCCACGCATCGTGCCCAGAGCAAATCTTCTTTCACTTCATTGCCGCCGAGTTTGACCAGGCCAGTCCTCGGGTACTGACCCGACTCGTTCGATCCACATTCCCCTCGCTCAACTTTAAAGTGTACATCTTCCGAGAAGACACAGTCATAAACCTCATCTCCCCATCCATACGCTCAGCTTTGGAGAACCCGTTAAACTACGCCAGAAGCTATCTGGGGAACATTCTTGACCCGTGTGTCGAACGGGTCATCTATCTTGACTCCGATCTTGTACTGGTTGACGATATCCACAAACTCTGGGAGGTCAACATCCCAGAAAAGAAGGTGATCGGAGCGCCGGAATACTGCCACGCGAACTTCACCAAGTACTTCACACGTGCTTTCTGGTCCGACCCGGTTCTGAGCCGCGTATTCGGGTCAAGAGACCCGTGCTATTTCAACACGGGTGTTATGGTGATGGATTTGGACAAGTGGAGGCAGGGTAAGTACGAGAAGAACATCGAGAATTGGATGGAACTGCAGAGAAGGCACCGGATATACGAATTGGGTTCGTTGCCTCCGTTTTTACTCGTATTCGGTGGGAATGTGGAGCCCATTGATCACAGGTGGAACCAGCACGGGTTAGGTGGTGACAACGTGGCGGGATCCTGTAGGGCGCTGCATCCTGGTGCAGTGAGCCTGCTGCACTGGAGTGGTATGGGGAAACCTTGGGTTAGGCTTGATGAGAGGAGGCCTTGTCCTTTGGATTATCTTTGGGAGCCTTATGATTTGTACAAGCCTGATCAGCTGAGGGTACAACCTGGAGTGCAGCATCGACACTTTGCCTCATATGCAAATGTTATTGGATTTTCTGGTTATTTGTTTTGA